The following are encoded together in the Microbacterium hatanonis genome:
- a CDS encoding DUF4395 domain-containing protein — protein sequence MSDSPARGIDPRGPRFVASVTTVLLAIAVVLSLTGLSTREGAGGSAWALPAASVAERVLDPGFVLLLVIALLFVWGVVSPRTAPWAVLFRTVVQPRLAPPRDLEDPRPPRFAQGVGLFVVTVGLVLQLVGVPWALPITAAMAFVAAFLNAVFGLCLGCQLYLVLQRAGLIGRARPAV from the coding sequence CCCCGCCCGTGGAATCGATCCGCGTGGACCCCGCTTCGTCGCATCCGTGACCACCGTGCTGCTCGCGATCGCCGTCGTGCTGTCGCTCACGGGACTGTCGACCCGCGAGGGCGCCGGCGGCTCCGCATGGGCGCTGCCGGCCGCCTCGGTCGCCGAGCGCGTGCTCGACCCGGGTTTCGTTCTGCTGCTCGTCATCGCGCTCCTGTTCGTGTGGGGCGTGGTCTCGCCGCGCACCGCGCCATGGGCGGTGCTGTTCCGCACGGTCGTCCAGCCGCGCCTCGCCCCGCCGCGCGACCTCGAAGACCCCCGCCCGCCGCGCTTCGCTCAGGGCGTAGGACTGTTCGTCGTGACGGTCGGCCTCGTGCTGCAGCTCGTAGGCGTGCCATGGGCGCTCCCGATCACGGCGGCCATGGCCTTCGTCGCGGCCTTCCTCAACGCCGTCTTCGGACTCTGCCTCGGGTGCCAGCTCTACCTGGTGCTCCAGCGCGCGGGTCTGATCGGTCGGGCCCGCCCCGCCGTCTGA
- a CDS encoding OsmC family peroxiredoxin — MSVTSEATTAWKGTLFEGSGSVALASSGAGTFDVNWKARSEGSSAVTTPEELLAAAHSSCFSMALSNALTENGTPPESIDATASVTFKPGTGITGSHLNVNAVVPGIDAAAFDAIAQDAKANCPVSQALAGIEITLEATLA, encoded by the coding sequence ATGTCGGTCACCAGCGAAGCCACCACCGCCTGGAAGGGCACCCTGTTCGAAGGTTCGGGATCCGTCGCGCTCGCGTCGTCGGGCGCCGGCACGTTCGACGTCAATTGGAAGGCCCGCAGCGAGGGTTCGAGCGCGGTCACGACTCCCGAGGAACTGCTCGCCGCAGCGCACTCGTCGTGCTTCAGCATGGCGCTCTCCAACGCGCTCACCGAGAACGGCACCCCTCCGGAATCGATCGATGCCACAGCATCCGTCACCTTCAAGCCGGGCACCGGCATCACCGGCAGCCACCTGAACGTCAATGCCGTCGTGCCGGGCATCGACGCGGCGGCGTTCGACGCGATCGCGCAGGACGCCAAGGCGAACTGCCCCGTCTCCCAGGCGCTCGCGGGCATCGAGATCACGCTCGAGGCGACGCTTGCCTGA